A single region of the Oryzias latipes chromosome 21, ASM223467v1 genome encodes:
- the LOC101157406 gene encoding coiled-coil domain-containing protein 89 isoform X1 → MPLPHTDAVRWINPSGWNLHNAMQENVDDPKDKRSTMELQKDSILKSFKNPLTFAIDDLEEKKMLRSRIEEQSKLILLLKHRADETLLRYLAMQNINSELNDQVAQMQNELISKTEHIEALEIRCNDLAIDKNAMEFQKKQSVQLMRENQQLRKELATCELKLQEQAAQLKSREEFLLGQLCDAQQRHTDAVKMCEDFEQKLEEVGKQHAVMESNKKESTSNVKKGKNKLLKMKKSKIIQEKEEEIRQLEVKWKEEKKGRIEAQKRFELEAEAAVNTDLRVKSLQSDLEESKAKFKKLSMDFKALTEHSTNLLEQERNLNKRLRDAIGQI, encoded by the exons ATGCCGCTCCCCCACACAGACGCAGTCCGCTGGATAAATCCCTCTGGCTGGAATCTGCATAATGCCATGCAG GAAAATGTGGACGACCCTAAAGATAAAAGAAGCACAATGGAG CTGCAGAAGGACAGCATTTTAAAGTCGTTCAAGAATCCCTTGACCTTTGCTATAGACgacttagaagaaaaaaagatgctcCGATCCAGGATAGAAGAGCAGTCAAAATTGATATTGCTGCTGAAACACAGAGCAGATGAAACGCTTCTTCGATACCTGGCCATGCAGAACATCAACTCAGAACTCAACGACCAAGTTGCACAAATGCAGAATGAATTGATCAGCAAAACAGAGCATATAGAGGCATTGGAAATCAGATGTAACGACTTAGCCATCGACAAGAACGCCATGGAGtttcaaaaaaagcaaagtgtTCAGTTAATGAGAGAAAACCAACAGCTTCG AAAGGAATTAGCCACATGTGAGTTGAAACTACAAGAACAAGCAGCTCAACTTAAAAGCAGGGAGGAGTTCTTATTGGGTCAGCTGTGTGATGCTCAGCAGCGTCACACTGATGCTGTGAAAATGTGTGAAG attttgaacaaaaactagAAGAGGTGGGAAAACAGCATGCAGTGAtggaatcaaacaaaaaagaaagcacatcaaatgtcaaaaaagggaaaaacaaacttctgaaaatgaaaaaaagcaaaataatacaG gaaaaagaagaggaaattCGTCAACTTGAAGTCAAAtggaaagaagagaagaaaggTCGGATTGAGGCACAGAAAAG GTTTGAACTGGAGGCAGAAGCAGCAGTCAATACAGATTTAAGAGTGAAATCTCTACAATCCGACCTTGAAGAATCCAaggcaaagtttaaaaaactaaGCATG gaTTTCAAAGCCCTCACAGAGCACAGCACCAACCTTCTTGAGCAGGAAAGAAACTTAAACAAAAGACTTCGAGATGCGATTGGACAAATCTGA
- the LOC101157406 gene encoding coiled-coil domain-containing protein 89 isoform X2, translating to MENVDDPKDKRSTMELQKDSILKSFKNPLTFAIDDLEEKKMLRSRIEEQSKLILLLKHRADETLLRYLAMQNINSELNDQVAQMQNELISKTEHIEALEIRCNDLAIDKNAMEFQKKQSVQLMRENQQLRKELATCELKLQEQAAQLKSREEFLLGQLCDAQQRHTDAVKMCEDFEQKLEEVGKQHAVMESNKKESTSNVKKGKNKLLKMKKSKIIQEKEEEIRQLEVKWKEEKKGRIEAQKRFELEAEAAVNTDLRVKSLQSDLEESKAKFKKLSMDFKALTEHSTNLLEQERNLNKRLRDAIGQI from the exons ATg GAAAATGTGGACGACCCTAAAGATAAAAGAAGCACAATGGAG CTGCAGAAGGACAGCATTTTAAAGTCGTTCAAGAATCCCTTGACCTTTGCTATAGACgacttagaagaaaaaaagatgctcCGATCCAGGATAGAAGAGCAGTCAAAATTGATATTGCTGCTGAAACACAGAGCAGATGAAACGCTTCTTCGATACCTGGCCATGCAGAACATCAACTCAGAACTCAACGACCAAGTTGCACAAATGCAGAATGAATTGATCAGCAAAACAGAGCATATAGAGGCATTGGAAATCAGATGTAACGACTTAGCCATCGACAAGAACGCCATGGAGtttcaaaaaaagcaaagtgtTCAGTTAATGAGAGAAAACCAACAGCTTCG AAAGGAATTAGCCACATGTGAGTTGAAACTACAAGAACAAGCAGCTCAACTTAAAAGCAGGGAGGAGTTCTTATTGGGTCAGCTGTGTGATGCTCAGCAGCGTCACACTGATGCTGTGAAAATGTGTGAAG attttgaacaaaaactagAAGAGGTGGGAAAACAGCATGCAGTGAtggaatcaaacaaaaaagaaagcacatcaaatgtcaaaaaagggaaaaacaaacttctgaaaatgaaaaaaagcaaaataatacaG gaaaaagaagaggaaattCGTCAACTTGAAGTCAAAtggaaagaagagaagaaaggTCGGATTGAGGCACAGAAAAG GTTTGAACTGGAGGCAGAAGCAGCAGTCAATACAGATTTAAGAGTGAAATCTCTACAATCCGACCTTGAAGAATCCAaggcaaagtttaaaaaactaaGCATG gaTTTCAAAGCCCTCACAGAGCACAGCACCAACCTTCTTGAGCAGGAAAGAAACTTAAACAAAAGACTTCGAGATGCGATTGGACAAATCTGA
- the LOC101157406 gene encoding coiled-coil domain-containing protein 89 isoform X3, whose translation MELQKDSILKSFKNPLTFAIDDLEEKKMLRSRIEEQSKLILLLKHRADETLLRYLAMQNINSELNDQVAQMQNELISKTEHIEALEIRCNDLAIDKNAMEFQKKQSVQLMRENQQLRKELATCELKLQEQAAQLKSREEFLLGQLCDAQQRHTDAVKMCEDFEQKLEEVGKQHAVMESNKKESTSNVKKGKNKLLKMKKSKIIQEKEEEIRQLEVKWKEEKKGRIEAQKRFELEAEAAVNTDLRVKSLQSDLEESKAKFKKLSMDFKALTEHSTNLLEQERNLNKRLRDAIGQI comes from the exons ATGGAG CTGCAGAAGGACAGCATTTTAAAGTCGTTCAAGAATCCCTTGACCTTTGCTATAGACgacttagaagaaaaaaagatgctcCGATCCAGGATAGAAGAGCAGTCAAAATTGATATTGCTGCTGAAACACAGAGCAGATGAAACGCTTCTTCGATACCTGGCCATGCAGAACATCAACTCAGAACTCAACGACCAAGTTGCACAAATGCAGAATGAATTGATCAGCAAAACAGAGCATATAGAGGCATTGGAAATCAGATGTAACGACTTAGCCATCGACAAGAACGCCATGGAGtttcaaaaaaagcaaagtgtTCAGTTAATGAGAGAAAACCAACAGCTTCG AAAGGAATTAGCCACATGTGAGTTGAAACTACAAGAACAAGCAGCTCAACTTAAAAGCAGGGAGGAGTTCTTATTGGGTCAGCTGTGTGATGCTCAGCAGCGTCACACTGATGCTGTGAAAATGTGTGAAG attttgaacaaaaactagAAGAGGTGGGAAAACAGCATGCAGTGAtggaatcaaacaaaaaagaaagcacatcaaatgtcaaaaaagggaaaaacaaacttctgaaaatgaaaaaaagcaaaataatacaG gaaaaagaagaggaaattCGTCAACTTGAAGTCAAAtggaaagaagagaagaaaggTCGGATTGAGGCACAGAAAAG GTTTGAACTGGAGGCAGAAGCAGCAGTCAATACAGATTTAAGAGTGAAATCTCTACAATCCGACCTTGAAGAATCCAaggcaaagtttaaaaaactaaGCATG gaTTTCAAAGCCCTCACAGAGCACAGCACCAACCTTCTTGAGCAGGAAAGAAACTTAAACAAAAGACTTCGAGATGCGATTGGACAAATCTGA